From Nitrospira sp.:
ACCATTCATCAAAGGAGGACAGTCATGAAGCGTTCATCTCTTGCGGGTCTGACGGGAACGGCGGTGGTTCTCATGCTGGCTACAGGGTTTGCCATCGGCGGCGAATCCCGGATGGGCCAGAAAGCGGCTGAGTCTACAGCCGGGATTTCCATCGAGGAGGCGATCAAGGCCGCGATCCAGAAGTATCCGGGCAAGGTCCTTGAGGCCGAGCTCGAAGACGAGGACGGAGTGGCTCTCTGGGAGTTGGAGATCCTCACGGCTGACGGCAAGAAAATGGAAGTTCAAGTGGATAGCCGCACCGGCGCGGTCCTCGCTTCAGAGGATGCCGAGAACGGCAAGGATCGAGAACAAGAACGGGACCGAGAACGGAAACAGGAGCGGAAGAGGGAGCACAAGTCCTGACATCGCTGCGCGCTAGGAGCCCGGCCGGATGTGCGAGCCGGGCTCCCGTCCCTTAGATTTTCGTATGGAGGTTTGGACATGGACATGCTCTTACATCCGATGCTCGTACATTTCCCGATCGCGTTGCTGTTCGCCAGTGTCCTCTTTGATGTGGCCAGTACAGCCCTCATGCGCGACAGCCTCCGCGAAGGCGCGCTCTGGCTGCTGGGATTGGGGCTTCTAGGTGGCCTCGTCGCCGCGGTCGCGGGTAGATTCGCGGAACATGCGGCGGAGAAAGCGGGTGTGGCTGAAGCCCTCATCGAGACCCACGAAATGCTGGCCTACGTCACGCTCGGCATTATGGCAATCATGTTTCTGTCTCGGCTCCTGCTTCGCAATCGCTTTACGATAAGGGTCCTTGCCGCCTATCTAGCGGTGGCGACTGTCGGACTGGTGGCCGTCAGTGCGACCGGTCACACCGGCGGAAATCTGGTTTATGAGCATGGTGCTGGCGTCAAGGCGGCCGCCGCGAGGACATCGCACCTGGCGGAGACGGTCTCTCACCGGTAGCGAAGAGAAAGGGCGCGGTCGTGCGGATTCTTGTCGTCGAAGACGATCCCGATGTGGCGTCCTTCATCAAGAAGGGCCTTCAAGAAGAGCGCTACGCCGTTGATGTGGCGGTCGATGGGGAAGAAGGACTGCGGCTGGCTCAAGATAATCCGTATGATCTGATCATCTTGGACCTCATGCTCCCGAAGCTG
This genomic window contains:
- a CDS encoding PepSY domain-containing protein; this translates as MKRSSLAGLTGTAVVLMLATGFAIGGESRMGQKAAESTAGISIEEAIKAAIQKYPGKVLEAELEDEDGVALWELEILTADGKKMEVQVDSRTGAVLASEDAENGKDREQERDRERKQERKREHKS
- a CDS encoding DUF2231 domain-containing protein, yielding MDMLLHPMLVHFPIALLFASVLFDVASTALMRDSLREGALWLLGLGLLGGLVAAVAGRFAEHAAEKAGVAEALIETHEMLAYVTLGIMAIMFLSRLLLRNRFTIRVLAAYLAVATVGLVAVSATGHTGGNLVYEHGAGVKAAAARTSHLAETVSHR